Part of the Streptomyces sp. NBC_01408 genome is shown below.
CGGCCGGCCCAGTCCGCCCAGGGCCGCGAGGACCGCGTCGGAGTCCTGGCCCGGGGCCGGGCCCGGCTGCCCGGCCGTGGTGTGGTGCGGGTACGTCACCTCAGTGCTCCTTGACCAGTGCGGCGTACGGGCCCCGCGCGGCGACCAGGTGCTCGTGCCGCCCGCGTTCCACGACCGTGCCCCGGTCGAGTACGACGATCTCGTCGCTGTCGCGCACCGTGCTCAGCCGGTGGGCGATGACCACGCAGGCGCAGCCGCGGCGGCGCAGGTTGTCGATGATGATCTGTTCGGTCACCGCGTCCAGGGCACTGGTCACCTCGTCGAGGACCATGACGCTGGGGCGGCGCACCAGCGCCCGGGCGATCTCCAGGCGCTGGCGCTGGCCGCCGGAGAAGTTCCGGCCGTCCTGTTCGACGCGGCTGTGGATGCCGCCGGGGCGGCGGGCGACCACGTCGTGGACGGCCGCGTCCTGGAGGGCGGCGGTGACGGCCTCGTCCGGGATGGAGGGGTCCCACAGGGCGACGTTGTCGCGGACGGTGCCCTCGAAGAGGAAGACGTCCTGGTCGACGAAGGAGACGGAGGCGGCCAGCACCCCGCGCGGGATGTCCTCCAGCCGCATCCCGTCGATGCGGATGGCGCCCGCCCAGGGCGTGTGGAGGCCGGAGATCAGCCGGGAGACGGTGGACTTGCCGCTGCCGGATCCGCCGACGAGCGCGACCTGCCGGCCGGGGCCGACCGAGAGCGAGAAGTCCTTGAGGAGCGGGGCGTCCAGCGGGCTGTACCCGAAGGTGATGGCGTCCAGTTCCACGTGGCCCTTGAGGCGGCGGGTGCCCGCGGCGGGCTCGCGCCGCGAGTAGACCGGGTCGACGGGGAAGTTCTCGACGTCCTTGAGGCGGGCGACGTCGGCCGCGAAGTCCTGGATCCGGCCGGCGACGCCGCCCAGACGGGAGATCGGCGCGGTGAAGCTGGTCACCAGGGCCTGGAAGGCGACGAGCAGGCCCACGGACAGATGCCCCTCCACCGCCCGCAGGCCGCCGATCATCAGGATCAGGGCGCTGTTGAGCGCGGCCAGCGTGGGGGCGACGATCGCCAGCCACGCGCTGGGCACGCCGAGCCGCTGCTGCACGTCGAGGGTGACCGCGTGCTGTCCGGCCCAGCGGCGGAAGAAGCCGTCCTCGCCGCCGGTGGCCTTCATCGTCTCGATGAGCTGGAGACCGCTGTAGGAGGTGTTCGTCAGCCGGGCGCTCTCGGCGCGCAGTTTCTGGGTGCCGGTGGCCCTCAGGTGGATCACGATCCGCATGGCCACGACGTTGAGGAGCGCGATCATCACGCCGACGAGGGTGAGCTGCGGGTCGTACGTCCACAGCAGCACCGCGTAGAGCACGACCACCACGGCGTCCACGCCCGCGGCGGCGAGGTCCCGGGCGAGGGTCTCGGCGACGGCGTCGTTGGACTGGAGGCGCTGGACCAGGTCGGCGGGGTTGCGCTGGGAGTAGAAGGCGACGGGGAGTCTGAGCAGGTGCCGCAGGAAGCGGGCGCTGCCCAGGGTGGAGGAGATGATGCGCCCGCGCAGCAGGTTGGCCTGCTGAAGGGCGGTGAGGGCCGCGGTGAGCACCAGGGTGACGGCCATCGACGCGAACAGCACGCCCAGCAGGGACGTCTGCTCCCCGATGAGGAACATGTCGATGTACGTGCGGCTCAGTGCGGGCACCGCCGCGCCGACGGCCACGAGCAGGATGCTGGAGATCACGGCGGCGGCCATGGTGCCCGAAGTGCCGCGCAGGCGGGCCGGCATGGCCCCCATGACGCCCGGCTTGCGGCCGCCGCGCCGGAAGTCCTCGCCGGGCTCGAAGGTGAGCACGACACCGGTGAAGCTGGTGTCGAACTCGTCCATGGGGACGAACCTGCGGCCCTTTCCCGGGTCGTTGACGTACACGCCCTTGCGGCCGAGGCGGTGGCCCATGCCGTCGTAGACGACGTAGTGGTTGAACTCCCAGAAGAGGACGGCCGGGGCGCTGACCTCGGCGAGCGCGGCCAGGTCCATCTGCATGCCCTTGGCCTTCAGCCCGTAACCGCGGGCGGCCTTGAGGAGGTTGCTGGCGCGGGAGCCGTCCCGGGAGACTCCGCAGGCGATGCGCAGCTCCTCCAAGGGGACGAAGCGGCGGTAGTGGCCGAGCACCATGGCCAGGGCGGCGGCGCCGCACTCCACGGCCTCCATCTGCAGCACGGTACGGGTGCGTACGGGACGGGGCGTCCTGGTCCTGGGGGCGGGGGCGGCCTTGCGGCGCGCGCCGCCGCCCTTGGGCTCGGGGCGGTGGCGTCGGCGTCCGGCGGGAGGGAGCCGGGGTGCTTCGGGGGGCGCTCCGGTCTGCGGCGCGGTCATGGCAGCAGCCAGTCGACGGGTCGCTGCGCGGCGAGGTGGACGGCTCCGGTGACCGGCGTCGCGGTGTCGACGGCGTACGGGGGTCCATCTGTGGAGGACCACTGGTGGCCGGACTTGGTGGTGGCGGAGCGCTCCAGTTGCACGAGCACCGCGACGGGGCTGCCCTGCCGGGAGAACTGTTCGGCGAGCCCGCTGTCGCCGAGGAAACCGCTGATCTGCGCCTGTGTCTGGGGCGCGCGGCCGATCGCCTTGACGCGGCCGCGCAGCGTGCCGAACTGGTGCTGGGGCACGGACTGCACGCTCAGGTCGACCGGGGCGCCCACGGTGATCGCCGAGCCGCTGCCGCCGGGCACGTACAGCACGGCCACCAGCGGATCGTCCGTGCTCTTCACGTGTTCCAGGGTCGCCACGTCCGCGCCGGCCGTGACGACCGAACCCACCTTGGCGACCAGTGTCCTCAACAGGCCGCCGGTCACCGCGCGCACGGGCTGGTCGCCCTGCTCCGTACGCACGTTGAGCAGGGGCGTGCCGGGGGTCAGCAGGCGGCCCTCCTCGGCGAGGACCGCGGTGACCTGTCCCGCGACCGGGCTCTGCAGCACGTAACTGCCGTCGGCGTGGGTGAGGATGCCGGGTGCGCTCAGTTTGGGGGCCACGGTGCCGGTGAGGGCCCAGAAGCTCGCGGCGGCCATGACGACGACCGTGACGGCCAGTACGAGCCGCCCTTGCGGGCGCGCGAAGCGTACGGGCAGATCGAGTTCTTCGGGCGATTGCAGCTTGGAAAGCGCCTTTTGGCGAAACTGCACGGACTATTCCTTCAACTGCATTCGAATCGGTCGGGCACGCGGGCAGCCATGAACCCCGGAGCCGTGGGGGATGCTCCGGGGTTCATGGGGAATCCCACTCAGAGACCGGCGCGACCGGTGTTCAGCGAAACACCGGTGATGCCCGAGACGAGGCCGGGGACGTTGGAGACGAGACCCTGCGCGGCCTGGACGGTGTGGAGGGAGCCCACGACGCCGACCACGTCGTTGACGTCGCTGGTCACGGCGCCGGCGAGGCCACCGTTGATGCTGATGATGCCGCCGGACACGGCGTCCAGCTCGGAGTCGGCCATCTCACGGGTCTCGAGGTCGTTACGCATGTCGCGCACCTTTCATTGGGGGGAGTTCTGCATTCCCGCGGCGGCCCGGCGGCTCGGAACTCGGCCGCCATTCCTTCAACTGCCGCGGTGCCCAGATGAAAGCACGCGAACGGGCGACCCGGCCAATCCCGTTGACGCCCCCGTCGCGGGCAGATGACCACCTCTGACGGCCGACGGGAAGGTTCATTCACCGAATGGTGACGAGTTCTCCACAGGATCGAGTAACAGATATGCGCCGCCTGTCCTTTACACGGAACACAGCAGGGCACACCCCCACCAAACGGACGGAATATATCCGGCATATCGCGGAGCTGTGGAGGGCGGGGGTCCCGATGACGCACACGCTGTGCAGATTTCCCGAAGGCGCGTGGGGTGACGGGGTCATCACGCCGGGTGTACTCCGGGGCGGCGGCGCGCAGCCGGTCAGGGCAGTGTCCAGAACTGGGTCGTGACGAGATAGAAGAGGACGGCCCAGAAGACGGTCACCACGGCGACGATGCCGAGGCCGATGAGGTTGGTCCTCGTCCTCGACTCGTCCGGGGACGGGCGCAGCCAGCGTCTGAGCAGCGGGTTCACGTAGTAGGGCATCGTGAAGAAGCTCATGAGGAAGCTCGAGAGCAGGTTGCCCACGAGCAGCCCCAGCCAGAAGGGCATTCCCAGCGGGTGCAGGGCGAGCGTCAGCAGGACGACGGTCGGGTACAGGCCGACCCAGACCGCGATGGAGGTCCTGGTCTCGGAGGGCGGCGGCGCTTCCTTGCCGTTCTCCTCGAAGGCGAACCAGCTGCCGAAGGAGTTGTCGATCGTGCGGAGTTTGAAGTCGTCGAACTTCTCTCCCTCGGCAAGGAGCTCCTGCCGCTTTTCCGACCCCAGCCAGGCGTCGAGGTGCGCGGCGTTGTCGTACCGGTACAGCGTCGTCCATTCGTCCTGGAGCCCTTCGATCGGGCGGAAGAGCTCGCTGCCCCGGAAGCCTTCGAACTTGCTCTCCTCCTGGCTCATGTGGTGCTGCCAGGCGAGGAAGTCGTCGACCTGGTCCGGGTGGACGCGGTGGGTGACCACAACGGTCACCAGGGGATCCGCCGGCTGTGTGCCACCGCTGACCACCTGCTGCGTTGCCGGGCCGTCGCAGTACTTCCGGCCGACGTCGAGGAGACGCTGCCTGGTCGCACTGTTGATCCACGCCTGGAGATGGGCGATCGAGTCGAACCGGTAGACGACGACCCAGTCGGGTTGCAGGGCCGTCGGCGGGGAGGTCTCGGCGCCGAGGTAGCCGGGGTATTCGGCGGAAGCGGCAAGGACCTCCTCCTGCCACGCCTCGTACTCCCGCTCCACCCCGGGCACCACCTTCTGGCCGATGATGGCCGTCGCCGCGGCGTCTTCGATCTTCTCGGTGCTCATGAGCTCAGGCCGTCGTCGGGGCCGACTGGCTTTCGCCCAGCCGGCTGTAGATGCGTTCCGGAGTCAGGGGCAGCGCGCGGTAGCGGATGCCCGTGGCGTCGTGGAGTGCGTTCGCCAGGGCGGGGGCCACCGGGTTGATGCAGCATTCCGCCATCCCCTTCGACCGCATGGGGCCGACCGAGTCCGCCGAGTCCACCAGGAGCACCTCGGTGCGGGGGATGTCGGCGTAGGTGGGGATGCGGTAGTTGCGGAAGTTCGGGTTGGCCATGACGCCGTCCGCGTCGACCTGGAAGTTCTCGGTCAACGCGAATCCGATCCCCTGGGCCACACCGCCCTCCACCTGTCCGCGGACCTGCTCGGGGTTGATGACGAGGCCGGCATCGGTCGCCTGGACGCTGTACAGGATGCGGATCTCGCCCGTCACCCGATGGACGGCGATCCGGAACCCCTGCGTATTGGAGGTGACGCTCCGGGGTGAACCGTAGGCCTTGCGGGCGGCGGTGAAGCGGATTCCGCGCGCTCGCGCCAGCGCGACCAGCTCGGCCAGCGAAACGCGGTGGTCGCCGCAGACCACTCCCCCGTCGTCCATCGAGCACATCACCACGTGGATACCCGTGTGCGCGGCGGCGAACTCCAGGATGCGGTCGCGCACGGCATTGGCCGCCCGCAGTACCGCGTTGCCCGACACGAAGAGGCCCGCGCTCGCGAAGGCGCCGGTGTCGAATCCCGTGCGGTCGGTGTCGGACTGCACCAGACGGATCCGCGAAGGTGTCGTGCCCAGCTGACCGGCCGCGATCTGGACGTGCGCGGTCGACGTTCCCTCACCGAATTCGACGGTTCCGACGGCCAGTTCGTACATGAGGTCGTCGCCGAGCGTGACCCAGGCCTCGGAGATGTGCTCGGTCGGGGGCGCGGTCTCGTGCAGTGAACTCGCGACGCCGGTCCCGACGAGCCACCCGGGGCCGGGGGGCGGCTCATCGGCCGTCCGGGCCATGGCCTCGTCGACCAGGGCGATGCACTTCCCGAGCCCGTCCTCGGTGAACATCACGTCGTCGGGGCCTTCGTGCATGGCGACGAGCGGATCACCCGGGCGCACGATGTTGCGCCGGCGCAGTTCGAGCGGGTCCATGTGGAGCGCGAGTGCCAGTTCGTGCATCGCCGATTCCACGGCGTACGCCGGCTGCGTCATCCCGTAGCCGCGCAGCGCCCCGCTCGGCACGGTGTTCGTGTAGACGGAGTACGCGTCGTACTTCTTGTTGGGGCAGCGGTAGATCATGATGGCGGCCCCGCCCGCGTACAGCGTCTCGCCGCCGTGATTGCCGTAGGCGCCCGTGTTCGACACGTTGCGGACCTGGAACGCCGTGAGCGTGCCGTCCGCCTTCGCGCCGAGCTTGACCGTCAGCGTCATCGGATGCCGCGGGGAGGCGGTGGTGAACTCCTCCTCGCGCGTGTACTCGAAGCAGACGGGCCGCCCGGTGTCGAGGGTGGCGAGCGCGACCAGGTCCTCCGAGATCACTTCCTGCTTGCCGCCGAAGCCACCGCCCACTCGTTTGCAGAACACCCGCAGCTGGTCGGGGCGCAGCGCGAACAGGTGCGCGAGCTTGACCTTCGCGATCGACGGGGACTGTGAACTGGTACGGACGTTCAGCCGGCCGTTCTCCATCCAGGCGATCGAGCCGTGGGTCTCCAGGTGAGCGTGCTGCACGCGCGGCGAGAAGTACGTCCCCTCGTGGATCACGTCGGCCGCGGCGAATCCCGCGTCGACGTCACCGACCTGCGAATGGATCTCCAGCAGGACGTTGTGGACGGGGTCGAGGGCGAACGCGTCCTCCGCGCCGTGCAGTTGCGGTGCCCCCTCGGCCATCGCCTCCTCGGGATCGAACACGGCGGGCAGCACCTCGTACTCGACCGCGACCCTCCGGCAGCCCTCCTCCGCCGCGCCGACCGTGTCGGCCAGGACCGCGACCACGCGCTGGCCGGCGAAGCGGACCGTGTGGTCGAGGATGTAGGTGTCGTCCGGGTCGACGAGGTGGTCGGTGTGGATCGCCGTGGTGAAACGCTTACGCGGTACGTCTTCCCAGGTGTAGACGCGGTGCACGCCGGGAACGGCGAGCGCCGCGGTCTTGTCGATCGAGACGATCCGGGCGTGCGCGTGGGGCGAGTGCAGCACCTTCAGGTGCAGCATGCCGTCGATGTGGGTGTCCATCGTGAACTCGGCGCGCCCGGTCACCACGTCGTTGGCGGCCGGCGCCCTGACGCTCGTCCCGACGGCCTTTCCCGGTGCGGCCGTCTCCACGCCGGTGACGCCCTTCACGGCGTCCTCGATGCCCCGGTAGCCGGTGCAGCGGCAGAGGTTGCCCTTCAACGCGCGGGGCAGGTCCGCCTTCTGGGCCTCGGTGAACGTCGCCGAGGTCATGATCATCCCTGCGGTGCAGAAACCGCACTGGAACCCCGGGGCGTCGCGGAACTGCCGCTGCATGGGGTGCAGGCTGCCCGGTGAGCCGAGCCCCTCGATCGTGGTCACCTCACGGCCGTCCGCGCGGAAGGCCGGGGTGATGCAGCTGTGGACCGGCTCACCGTCCAGCCACACCGTGCATGCGCCGCAGTCACCCGCGTCGCAGCCCTTCTTGACGCCGAAGTGGCCGAGTGAGCGGAGGAAGGTACGCAGGCACTGGCCGGGGGCGGGTTCCTCGTCGAAGTTCCGGCCGTTCACGACGTACGTCATGCCGGTCCCCCCGTCATGAGTTCGCGTCGAATCTCTTCGGCGAAGTGCTGTGTCAGGTGGCGGCGGTGGCCGGGCGTCCCGTTGGGATCCGCGAACCAGGCGTCGGGCGGGATGACGTCGATGCTCTGCTGCAGGGTCCGCTCGTCGGGCATGCTGTCGAAGGCGAGGCGTACGGGCCGTGTGGTGCCGGCGGTGAGCGTGAGCAGCAGGTCGCTCGTTCCCGGTGTCTGCGTACCGATGAGGAAGACGGTCGAACGGCCGAGGTGCGTCAGGGTGAACCGGCGGTGCGCGGTGCGTTTGCGCAGGGCGCGCGCCGGAATGTCGATGCGCCGCAGGATCTCCCCGGGTGCGAGAACGTTCCGATGGTTGCCGGTCACGAAGTCGAGGGCGTCCACGGTGCGCGCGGATCCGTCGGTGGCCTCCAGCCCGTACTGCGCCTCCAGTGCGACGGTGAGCGTGATCATCGGGCCGGCGGGCAGGGACATGCAGATGTTTCCGCCCACGGTCGCCGAGTTCCAGACCTTGAACGAGGACAGGAAGGCCTCGCAGCTCGTCGCGAGGAGGGCGCCTGCGGTCCAGTCCTCGGGCGGGACGAAGGCGTACAGGTCGCGGATGGTGCACGTCGCACCGATTTCGAGTCCCGCGTCGCTCGGGACCAGGGGCTCCCAGCTCAGCGCCGTCAGGTCGATCAGGCGGCGCAGGTCCGGCTGCTCGTCGGAGAACAGCCACGTCCCGCCCGCGAGCCAGGCGTCGCCTTCGCGCCAGTCCGTGCCTGGCCGATCGGACGGTCGCCGGACGACTTCGGTGATGGTGTTGAGATCCATGGGGACTGATCTCCCTCAGGACGAAGGTGCTGGAGGAAGGACCGGCGGCGCGCATGAATTCCCGAACATCATATCGCGTAACGGGCAATACCGACCAAGTCGGGCATCCGTGCACGGATCCGCGCGGGCGCTAACCCGAAGGGCGGACCGGGCGGGCCCGGTGGACAGGCGGCTCGTACGATGAGCGCATGAGAGCCGCCGCGCAGCGTACGAGCCGCCCCGCCGGGCCGGGCTTCGTGCTGCTGGTGCTCACGGTGCTGGCCGGGGTGCTGGCGATGCACGGGCTGGGCCCGCGGCCGGTGCCCCTGGCGGCGGCCCATCCGGCCGCCCACGCGGTGCACCCGGCCGCCGGGGCCCACGGTGACGCCGACTGCTCCCATCCGGCCGACGGCCCGGAGCACCTCGATCACGCGGACGGGACCTGTGCGGCGGCCGGAGTCGGCTCGGCGTACGCGCCGCCGCCGCTGCCCGCCGCCGTGGACGAGGCCCTTCCGGGCGCGGCGCTGCTCGGCGCGGCTCCGGCCGCCACCCGTACGGGACGGGCTCCGCCCGACCTGTCCGAGCTGCAACTCCTACGGATATAGGACGCCGCTCGGCGCCCGCTCGCCCCGGTTCCGCCGGTGGTGGGCGCGCCGCGCCCCGGCACGTCCTGACCTCTTCGCTCAAGGAGTTGCACCACCATGACCTCGAACCGTTCGTTCCTCCGCCGTTCCCCCGTCCGCCGCGCCGCCGCCGTGGTCACCGCCTCCGCGGCCGCCCTCGTCCTGGCCGCCTGCGGCTCGGACGACGGTGGCGCCGCCGCCGGGCACAACGGGCACCCCGCCGCCTCCCCGTCGGTGACGGCCCCCGGTACGCCGGGCCGGCACAACGCCGCCGACGTCGCCTTCGCCACGGGCATGATCCCCCACCACCGCCAGGCCGTGGAGATGGCCGACCTCGCGCCCGGCCGGGCGGAGTCGGGGCAGGTGAAGCGGCTCGCCGAGGAGATCAAGAAGGCTCAGGACCCGGAGATCAAGACCCTGTCCGGGTGGCTGGCCTCCTGGGGCGAGCCGGTGCCCGCGGCGGGCACCACGGACGCCGCGGACCACACGCAGCACGGCTCTGGCGGCGGCATGATGTCCGCCGAGGAGATGGACGAGCTGTCGAAGACCTCGGGCAAGGCGTTCGACACCGCGTTCATGGAGCTGATGATCAAGCACCACGAAGGGGCGGTGGAGATGGCCAGGACCGAGAAGAGCCAGGGCTCCTTCCCCGAGGCCAAGACCATGGCGGACGCCATCATCTCCTCCCAGTCCGCCGAGATCGACACCATGAAGGGCCTGCTCGGCAAGAGCTAGTGCTGTGACCGGAAAGGTCCACCGGGTCGCGCCGCCCGGCACGGCACCTCGCCGCATTGTCGGACCGCGCCGGTACGTCCAGTACGAGCCGCGGCCCTCCGCCTTGCGATGCACCGCACCGGACGACGCGACCCGGCAAACCCTTCCGGCCACAGCACTAGGTCACGGCACCAGGGGTCCCCGCAAGGGCGGGCGGGCATCATGTGTCCGCCCGCCGCACGCCCCGTGCCCGGCCGCGTCTGTGCGGGCCGGCCGTCGGCCGCGCCTGTGCGGGCCGGCCGGGCGTCAGAACCGCCGGAGCCGGGCCGCCAGGTGGTGCTGCATCGGCAGGCCCACCGCCGCCATCTCCTGGACGAACGCCAGTTCGCCGTCACGGAGGCTGTACCGGCGCCGCGTACCGGTGACCTCCTTGGCCAGCGGGGTGCGGGCCACGTCCTTGCTCTCCAGCTCGATCTCCCCGCCCGACACCCGTCCCACCAGGATCTCGACGATTCCGGTGGGATGGGTGAGCACCACCTCCAGGGAGGCGTCGGGCGTGACCCGCCACCAGCCGGCCTCCCGCCCCGCGGGCCGCACCGCGGCCCCGGTACCGTCGATCAGCCACGCCCGGGCCTCGTAGCGCAGGAAGGGCCGGCCGTCGTGGCTGAAGGTGACCTCCTGCTCGTACTGGAAGTCCTGCTCCAGGGTCGGGTACTCCCCGCGCCCCCGGCCGTGCCAGCGCCCCAGCAGCGGCAGCAAGGGCCGCAGCAGCGGGTGCGGCTCGGCGCCCTCGCCAAGGGTGTGGCTGTCGGGGAAGGGGTTCGCCTGGACCGGTTCGAGCACTGGGCACGCTCCTGCTTGATGTCTGCTCCTGAGCTGCGAAGCGTAGCCGCGGGACCGGCTGGTCCGCCGATCCGTTCGGCCACTGGGCGTTGACGTGCCGCGAAGGTGAAACCCGAACGGATGTGGGGCGTTAGCAGTACGGATCATCGCGCCCCGCCGGGCGCCGTCCCACGTCGCACACGAGCACGACCAGCACGAGGAGTGAGATGACGGACCCGATGTCGGTCGGACGCGGCCGCATGAGACTGGCGGCCCGATGCCGGGTGGTCACGGAGGCCCAGGCTTTCGGGGTGGTCGTCTTCTGCGCGATCCTGTTCAACGCGGCCCTGATGGGTGTGGAGACGTACAGCGGGCTCGCCGCCGAGTACCGGCAGGCGCTGCGGGCCGCCGAGGAATGCTGCCTCGCCCTGTTCACCGTCGAGATGCTGCTGCGGATGGGTGCGTACGCCGACCGGCCGAAAGCATTCTTCCGTGATCCCTGGAACCTCTTCGACCTCGCGATCGTGGCCTCCGCCTTCGTCCCGCTGGTCCGCGAGAACACCACCCTGCTGCGGCTCCTGCGCCTCGCCCGCGTGCTGCGCACCGCCCGCTTCCTGCCCCACCTGCGGATCCTGCTGATCGCCGTCGGCCGCAGCGTGCCCGGTACCGCCAGCTTCCTCTTCATCGGCGCGCTGGTGATCTACGTGTACGCCATGGTCGGCTGGGTCTGCTTCGCCGAATCCGACCCGAAGCACTACGGCTCCGTGGGCCGCGCCGCCCTCACCCTGTTCCTGCTGACCACGCTCGACGGCCTCACCGACGCCGTCCGCGCGGGGCTGCAGATCTCCCGGCTCAGCATCATCTACTACGCCTCCTACGCGCTGCTCGCCTCCTTCGTCCTGGTGAACGTCCTCATCGGGGTCGTCCTCAACTCCCTCGACGAGGCCCGTGAGATGGAGGAGGAGGCCAGCCGCGTCCCGCCGCCCGGCAAGGGCCCCGACCCGGCCACCGAGGTCAGGGAGCGCATCGCGACGGCCCGCCGGGCCCTGGACGACATCGAGGCCGGTCTCGCCGCTGCCGACGGCCGCGCGAAGAGGCAACTGGAGGCCGCCTCGCGCGGGGGCGGCTGAGGGCGGGGACGGATCACTCCTCCAACGGTGGCCCGGTGTCGAGCAGGCGAAGGTGCCACACGCGGTCCGGGAGCCGCTCGACGCTCCACCGGGACGGGTCCCCGGCGGAGGGCAGTTCCACGTTGGTGTCGGACCGGAAGGAGACTCCGTCGAACCGCACCCGCCCCTCGAAGCTCGCGTGGGCGAAGCTCGCCGGGCCCTCGAAGACGGCTCCGGTGGACAGCAGCCCGCGCGTCCACGTCGCGTGGGCGAAGGTGGCCGGCCCGGCGAAGACCGCCCCGCTCAGCCCGGCCAGTCCGTGGAAGACCGTACGGGTGAAGTCGGCCGACCCCAGCACCCGCATCCCGTTCAGGTCCGCCGAGGCCTCCAGCACGGCCTGGCTGAAGGAGACCTCGTCCTCGAAGAGGGCGTCGGTGAATCCGACCGCGCCGCCGAAGACCGTACGGCGGAAGGTGGCCTCTGTCGCGAAGCGGGTCCGGTCGAAGGCCACGGAATGCGCGAACACGGCACGGTCGAAGGAGGCCGGCCCGGCGAAGGTGGCCTCGTCGAACAGGGCCCGGCCCGCGAAGAGCGCGCGGGTGAAGGAGACACGCCCGGTGAACCGGGCCTGCCCCGTGTTCCAGTCGTCCACGAAGTGGGCGCGGTCGAAGGCCGCTTGGCCGAGCCGCACGTGCCGCGTGCCCGGCTCACGCACCACCTCCAACAGGACCTTGAGCAACCCCTCCTCGAATGTGGTGCCCCGGAAGTCGACATCGGATCCGGGCCCGAGGGTACCGAGGTAGGCGGCCAGCTCGGCGGGGTCCAGATGGGCCAGACAGCGGTTGTACCCCGGGATCCGGACGCCACGGCAGCCCAACCGGTCGGTCTCCGGGGCGCCGTACTCGCAGCG
Proteins encoded:
- a CDS encoding FABP family protein, with amino-acid sequence MLEPVQANPFPDSHTLGEGAEPHPLLRPLLPLLGRWHGRGRGEYPTLEQDFQYEQEVTFSHDGRPFLRYEARAWLIDGTGAAVRPAGREAGWWRVTPDASLEVVLTHPTGIVEILVGRVSGGEIELESKDVARTPLAKEVTGTRRRYSLRDGELAFVQEMAAVGLPMQHHLAARLRRF
- a CDS encoding ion transporter, whose product is MTDPMSVGRGRMRLAARCRVVTEAQAFGVVVFCAILFNAALMGVETYSGLAAEYRQALRAAEECCLALFTVEMLLRMGAYADRPKAFFRDPWNLFDLAIVASAFVPLVRENTTLLRLLRLARVLRTARFLPHLRILLIAVGRSVPGTASFLFIGALVIYVYAMVGWVCFAESDPKHYGSVGRAALTLFLLTTLDGLTDAVRAGLQISRLSIIYYASYALLASFVLVNVLIGVVLNSLDEAREMEEEASRVPPPGKGPDPATEVRERIATARRALDDIEAGLAAADGRAKRQLEAASRGGG